The following are encoded in a window of Vigna unguiculata cultivar IT97K-499-35 chromosome 8, ASM411807v1, whole genome shotgun sequence genomic DNA:
- the LOC114193257 gene encoding kinesin-like protein KIN-14F isoform X2, whose product MPQESILSSIFASPHKRGLNLKCSASVCTNNEASYPVMAEESINDHELAQRKAEEAASRRYEAAEWLRQMDNSASSSLSKEPSEEEFCLALRNGLILCNVLNRVNPGAVVKVVDNAVVDSLALQSSEGPAQSAIQYFENMRNFLEAVNDMKLLTFEASDLEKGGSSSKVVDCILCLKGYYEWKLSGGVGVWRYGGTVRITSFPKWSPTNILGTESVDESESSQFLHLSGGVSIEETKAANALTSLFDKFGLKLLLAYLKETDGVDDLPLNAMVIDSLIRKVIRDFSALLDSQGTQLGHFLKKILKGDTSCLTKREFVDAITLYLNQRRSLASNEVSKLCTCGGKRDNNQHSVQYCAKHAEIIDAQQKELEGLRYFYEGIKLELKQIQSKWDQELNRLENHIKSLEEASSSYHKVLEENRVLYNQVQDLKGAIRVYCRVRPFLPGQPNGQSTVDYIGENGNIMIMNPLKQGKDARRVFSFNKVFATSATQEEIYADTQPLVRSALDGYNVCIFAYGQTGSGKTYTMSGPDLMTEETWGVNYRALRDLFHISKERADAIKYEVGVQMIEIYNEQVRDLLVSDGSNRRLDIRNNSQLNGLNVPDASLVPVNCTQDVLDLMKVGQRNRAVGATALNERSSRSHSVLTVHVRGRDLVSNSILKGCLHLVDLAGSERVDKSEAVGERLKEAQHINKSLSALGDVISALAQKSQHIPYRNSKLTQVLQDSLGGHAKTLMFVHINPELNALGETISTLKFAERVATIELGAAQSNKETGEIRELKEEISNIKSALERKETELQQWKAGNARNPTESQKAPRAVSPFRLPKNGTSDSMKPENYQRHMDDRSSEAKTCSSGKQRRSRFPSTHIEKESIPKMSILAEEKIVSSGNTRSPSPPVRRRSISTDRGSVIKSKVRSDTAENQPISKHLLPARVLVNKSLVTMPMPSSIDNNSRVNLHSQESVKQDRINETLFNLQKINSRKVNQEHEEEQLKQAALGVARHGGTRKNKVDNKSKVKPHQQFPFRIQKPDMTIPITDMEIGRDMTTEAPRKSNYCEPENDISLMESAVHGVNLKKINHNISRNFQNIGSRGGQAAEPLLSSKVENKIFQHGSGRNLKEGTNTTLPEFRRSRSTPRGKFFVLS is encoded by the exons ATGCCACAGGAAAGTATACTAAGCTCGATTTTCGCATCTCCTCATAAGAGAGGATTGAATTTGAAATGTTCTGCTTCAGTTTGTACCAACAATGAGGCTTCGTACCCTGTGATGGCGGAGGAGAGCATCAACGATCATGAATTGGCTCAGAGGAAAGCAGAGGAAGCAG CTTCAAGGAGATACGAAGCAGCAGAATGGCTTCGCCAAATGGACAACAGCGCATCTTCATCGCTCTCCAAAGAACCCTCCGAAGAGGAATTCTGCCTCGCACTCCGCAACGGTCTCATTCTCTGCAACGTCCTCAACAGAGTCAACCCCGGCGCTGTCGTCAAGGTTGTCGACAATGCAGTGGTCGACAGCCTCGCCCTCCAGTCTTCCGAGGGGCCCGCCCAGTCTGCAATTCAGTATTTCGAGAACATGCGAAACTTTCTGGAGGCCGTCAACGACATGAAGCTTTTGACATTCGAAGCTTCTGATTTGGAAAAG GGGGGTTCATCGAGCAAAGTTGTGGACTGCATTCTCTGTTTGAAAGGGTATTATGAATGGAAGCTGTCGGGTGGAGTCGGTGTATGGAGATATGGTGGAACTGTCAGGATTACTTCTTTCCCCAAATGGTCTCCTACCAACATACTCGGCACTGAAAGTGTTGACGAGTCCGAGTCATCACAGTTTCTTCATCTGTCTGGAGGGGTATCCATTGAAGAAACCAAAGCTGCTAATGCTTTGACTTCCCTTTTTGACAAGTTTGGACTCAAGCTTCTATTGGCTTACCTCAAAGAGACCGATGGGGTTGATGATCTACCGTTGAATGCAATG GTAATAGATTCTTTGATCAGAAAGGTTATCAGGGATTTTTCTGCATTGCTTGATTCTCAAGGCACTCAG CTTGGACATTTCCTCAAGAAAATATTGAAAGGCGATACCAGTTGTCTCACTAAGAGAGAATTCGTGGACGCTATCACATTATATCTTAATCAAAGACGTAGTTTGGCATCAAATGAAGTCTCTAAATTATGCACTTGCGGTGGAAAACGCGACAATAATCAGCACAGTGTTCAATATTGTGCCAAGCATGCTGAAATAATTGATGCCCAGCAAAAAGAGCTTGAG GGACTGAGGTACTTTTATGAAGGAATAAAATTGGAGCTGaaacaaattcaatcaaagtgGGACCAAGAATTGAACAGGCTTG AGAATCATATAAAGAGCCTTGAAGAGGCCTCCTCTTCGTATCACAAAGTTTTGGAGGAGAATCGTGTTCTTTACAATCAAGTACAGGACCTCAAAG GAGCCATTAGGGTGTACTGTAGAGTGAGGCCCTTCTTGCCAGGACAACCAAATGGACAATCTACTGTAGATTATAtaggagaaaatggaaacataatgATTATGAATCCCCTTAAGCAAGGAAAAGATGCTAGAAGAGTGTTTTCATTCAATAAGGTGTTTGCAACAAGTGCCACccaag AAGAAATATATGCTGACACTCAACCATTGGTTAGGTCCGCCTTAGATGGATATAATGTATGCATCTTTGCATATGGACAGACTGGGTCAGGAAAAACCTACACAATG AGTGGCCCTGATCTGATGACTGAGGAGACATGGGGTGTAAACTACAGGGCTTTGCGTGacttatttcatatttcaaagGAAAGAGCAGATGCCATAAAATATGAAGTTGGCGTCCAGATGATTGAAATATACAATGAGCAAGTGAGAGATTTATTAGTCAGCGATGGCTCTAACAGAAG ATTGGATATACGAAACAACTCTCAGTTGAATGGGCTTAATGTGCCCGATGCATCTTTAGTTCCGGTTAATTGCACACAAGATGTTCTTGATTTAATGAAAGTTGGTCAGAGGAATCGTGCTGTTGGTGCTACAGCTTTAAATGAGCGAAGCAGCCGTTCTCATAG TGTGTTGACAGTTCATGTCAGAGGGAGGGACTTAGTGTCTAACTCCATTCTTAAGGGTTGTCTCCATCTTGTGGATTTGGCTGGAAGTGAAAGAGTGGACAAATCGGAGGCTGTTGGCGAGAGACTAAAGGAGGCTCAGCATATAAATAAATCTCTTTCTGCACTTGGGGATGTTATATCTGCTTTGGCACAGAAGAGTCAACATATTCCTTATAGAAATAGCAAGCTCACACAAGTTCTACAAGATTCATTAG GTGGTCATGCAAAAACTTTGATGTTTGTTCATATAAATCCTGAGCTTAATGCTCTTGGAGAGACAATTAGCACACTTAAGTTTGCGGAGAGAGTTGCAACCATTGAACTTGGGGCTGCTCAATCTAATAAAGAAACTGGAGAAATTCGGGAGCTAAAGGAAGAG ATATCAAATATCAAATCAGCATTGGAGAGGAAGGAAACTGAACTACAGCAATGGAAAGCTGGGAATGCACGGAATCCCACAGAATCTCAGAAAGCACCAAGAGCTGTTTCACCTTTCCGTTTACCCAAAAATGGTACCAGTGACAGCATGAAACCTGAAAACTATCAAAGACACATGGACGATAGAAGCTCTGAG GCTAAAACTTGTTCTTCGGGCAAGCAAAGAAGGTCACGATTTCCCTCTACGCATATAGAAAAGGAGTCGATACCAAAAATGTCTATTCTGGCTGAAGAAAAAATAGTGAGCTCAGGGAATACTAGATCACCATCACCTCCAGTCCGGAGGAGATCAATATCCACTGATAGAGGGTCAGTCATTAAAAGCAAGGTCCGAAGTGACACAGCAGAAAACCAACCAATATCAAAGCATCTACTTCCAGCTAGAGTACTAGTAAATAAATCTCTAGTCACAATGCCGATGCCCTCATCTATAGACAATAACTCAAGGGTGAATCTGCATTCACAGGAGTCAGTGAAGCAAGATCGCATTAATGAAACTCTCTTCAACCTCCAGAAGATAAACTCCCGTAAAGTTAACCAAGAACATGAAGAGGAACAACTCAAGCAAGCTGCTCTTGGTGTGGCAAGACATGGTGGAACTAGGAAGAACAAGGTTGACAATAAGTCCAAGGTTAAGCCTCATCAACAGTTTCCCTTTAGGATTCAAAAACCTGATATGACGATACCTATTACTGACATGGAAATTGGCCGTGATATGACCACGGAGGCACCTCGAAAGAGCAATTATTGTGAGCCAGAAAATGATATAAGCCTAATGGAGTCTGCAGTTCACGGTGTTAATCTTAAGAAGATAAATCACAACATCTCTAGGAATTTTCAGAACATTGGATCAAG AGGAGGCCAAGCAGCTGAACCATTATTGTCCAGcaaagttgaaaataaaatatttcaacatgGTTCAGGACGCAATCTTAAGGAAGGCACCAACACTACATTGCCTGAATTTAGAAGGAGCCGATCTACGCCACGTGgaaagttttttgttttatcttga
- the LOC114193257 gene encoding kinesin-like protein KIN-14F isoform X1, producing the protein MKRNMPQESILSSIFASPHKRGLNLKCSASVCTNNEASYPVMAEESINDHELAQRKAEEAASRRYEAAEWLRQMDNSASSSLSKEPSEEEFCLALRNGLILCNVLNRVNPGAVVKVVDNAVVDSLALQSSEGPAQSAIQYFENMRNFLEAVNDMKLLTFEASDLEKGGSSSKVVDCILCLKGYYEWKLSGGVGVWRYGGTVRITSFPKWSPTNILGTESVDESESSQFLHLSGGVSIEETKAANALTSLFDKFGLKLLLAYLKETDGVDDLPLNAMVIDSLIRKVIRDFSALLDSQGTQLGHFLKKILKGDTSCLTKREFVDAITLYLNQRRSLASNEVSKLCTCGGKRDNNQHSVQYCAKHAEIIDAQQKELEGLRYFYEGIKLELKQIQSKWDQELNRLENHIKSLEEASSSYHKVLEENRVLYNQVQDLKGAIRVYCRVRPFLPGQPNGQSTVDYIGENGNIMIMNPLKQGKDARRVFSFNKVFATSATQEEIYADTQPLVRSALDGYNVCIFAYGQTGSGKTYTMSGPDLMTEETWGVNYRALRDLFHISKERADAIKYEVGVQMIEIYNEQVRDLLVSDGSNRRLDIRNNSQLNGLNVPDASLVPVNCTQDVLDLMKVGQRNRAVGATALNERSSRSHSVLTVHVRGRDLVSNSILKGCLHLVDLAGSERVDKSEAVGERLKEAQHINKSLSALGDVISALAQKSQHIPYRNSKLTQVLQDSLGGHAKTLMFVHINPELNALGETISTLKFAERVATIELGAAQSNKETGEIRELKEEISNIKSALERKETELQQWKAGNARNPTESQKAPRAVSPFRLPKNGTSDSMKPENYQRHMDDRSSEAKTCSSGKQRRSRFPSTHIEKESIPKMSILAEEKIVSSGNTRSPSPPVRRRSISTDRGSVIKSKVRSDTAENQPISKHLLPARVLVNKSLVTMPMPSSIDNNSRVNLHSQESVKQDRINETLFNLQKINSRKVNQEHEEEQLKQAALGVARHGGTRKNKVDNKSKVKPHQQFPFRIQKPDMTIPITDMEIGRDMTTEAPRKSNYCEPENDISLMESAVHGVNLKKINHNISRNFQNIGSRGGQAAEPLLSSKVENKIFQHGSGRNLKEGTNTTLPEFRRSRSTPRGKFFVLS; encoded by the exons ATGAAG AGAAACATGCCACAGGAAAGTATACTAAGCTCGATTTTCGCATCTCCTCATAAGAGAGGATTGAATTTGAAATGTTCTGCTTCAGTTTGTACCAACAATGAGGCTTCGTACCCTGTGATGGCGGAGGAGAGCATCAACGATCATGAATTGGCTCAGAGGAAAGCAGAGGAAGCAG CTTCAAGGAGATACGAAGCAGCAGAATGGCTTCGCCAAATGGACAACAGCGCATCTTCATCGCTCTCCAAAGAACCCTCCGAAGAGGAATTCTGCCTCGCACTCCGCAACGGTCTCATTCTCTGCAACGTCCTCAACAGAGTCAACCCCGGCGCTGTCGTCAAGGTTGTCGACAATGCAGTGGTCGACAGCCTCGCCCTCCAGTCTTCCGAGGGGCCCGCCCAGTCTGCAATTCAGTATTTCGAGAACATGCGAAACTTTCTGGAGGCCGTCAACGACATGAAGCTTTTGACATTCGAAGCTTCTGATTTGGAAAAG GGGGGTTCATCGAGCAAAGTTGTGGACTGCATTCTCTGTTTGAAAGGGTATTATGAATGGAAGCTGTCGGGTGGAGTCGGTGTATGGAGATATGGTGGAACTGTCAGGATTACTTCTTTCCCCAAATGGTCTCCTACCAACATACTCGGCACTGAAAGTGTTGACGAGTCCGAGTCATCACAGTTTCTTCATCTGTCTGGAGGGGTATCCATTGAAGAAACCAAAGCTGCTAATGCTTTGACTTCCCTTTTTGACAAGTTTGGACTCAAGCTTCTATTGGCTTACCTCAAAGAGACCGATGGGGTTGATGATCTACCGTTGAATGCAATG GTAATAGATTCTTTGATCAGAAAGGTTATCAGGGATTTTTCTGCATTGCTTGATTCTCAAGGCACTCAG CTTGGACATTTCCTCAAGAAAATATTGAAAGGCGATACCAGTTGTCTCACTAAGAGAGAATTCGTGGACGCTATCACATTATATCTTAATCAAAGACGTAGTTTGGCATCAAATGAAGTCTCTAAATTATGCACTTGCGGTGGAAAACGCGACAATAATCAGCACAGTGTTCAATATTGTGCCAAGCATGCTGAAATAATTGATGCCCAGCAAAAAGAGCTTGAG GGACTGAGGTACTTTTATGAAGGAATAAAATTGGAGCTGaaacaaattcaatcaaagtgGGACCAAGAATTGAACAGGCTTG AGAATCATATAAAGAGCCTTGAAGAGGCCTCCTCTTCGTATCACAAAGTTTTGGAGGAGAATCGTGTTCTTTACAATCAAGTACAGGACCTCAAAG GAGCCATTAGGGTGTACTGTAGAGTGAGGCCCTTCTTGCCAGGACAACCAAATGGACAATCTACTGTAGATTATAtaggagaaaatggaaacataatgATTATGAATCCCCTTAAGCAAGGAAAAGATGCTAGAAGAGTGTTTTCATTCAATAAGGTGTTTGCAACAAGTGCCACccaag AAGAAATATATGCTGACACTCAACCATTGGTTAGGTCCGCCTTAGATGGATATAATGTATGCATCTTTGCATATGGACAGACTGGGTCAGGAAAAACCTACACAATG AGTGGCCCTGATCTGATGACTGAGGAGACATGGGGTGTAAACTACAGGGCTTTGCGTGacttatttcatatttcaaagGAAAGAGCAGATGCCATAAAATATGAAGTTGGCGTCCAGATGATTGAAATATACAATGAGCAAGTGAGAGATTTATTAGTCAGCGATGGCTCTAACAGAAG ATTGGATATACGAAACAACTCTCAGTTGAATGGGCTTAATGTGCCCGATGCATCTTTAGTTCCGGTTAATTGCACACAAGATGTTCTTGATTTAATGAAAGTTGGTCAGAGGAATCGTGCTGTTGGTGCTACAGCTTTAAATGAGCGAAGCAGCCGTTCTCATAG TGTGTTGACAGTTCATGTCAGAGGGAGGGACTTAGTGTCTAACTCCATTCTTAAGGGTTGTCTCCATCTTGTGGATTTGGCTGGAAGTGAAAGAGTGGACAAATCGGAGGCTGTTGGCGAGAGACTAAAGGAGGCTCAGCATATAAATAAATCTCTTTCTGCACTTGGGGATGTTATATCTGCTTTGGCACAGAAGAGTCAACATATTCCTTATAGAAATAGCAAGCTCACACAAGTTCTACAAGATTCATTAG GTGGTCATGCAAAAACTTTGATGTTTGTTCATATAAATCCTGAGCTTAATGCTCTTGGAGAGACAATTAGCACACTTAAGTTTGCGGAGAGAGTTGCAACCATTGAACTTGGGGCTGCTCAATCTAATAAAGAAACTGGAGAAATTCGGGAGCTAAAGGAAGAG ATATCAAATATCAAATCAGCATTGGAGAGGAAGGAAACTGAACTACAGCAATGGAAAGCTGGGAATGCACGGAATCCCACAGAATCTCAGAAAGCACCAAGAGCTGTTTCACCTTTCCGTTTACCCAAAAATGGTACCAGTGACAGCATGAAACCTGAAAACTATCAAAGACACATGGACGATAGAAGCTCTGAG GCTAAAACTTGTTCTTCGGGCAAGCAAAGAAGGTCACGATTTCCCTCTACGCATATAGAAAAGGAGTCGATACCAAAAATGTCTATTCTGGCTGAAGAAAAAATAGTGAGCTCAGGGAATACTAGATCACCATCACCTCCAGTCCGGAGGAGATCAATATCCACTGATAGAGGGTCAGTCATTAAAAGCAAGGTCCGAAGTGACACAGCAGAAAACCAACCAATATCAAAGCATCTACTTCCAGCTAGAGTACTAGTAAATAAATCTCTAGTCACAATGCCGATGCCCTCATCTATAGACAATAACTCAAGGGTGAATCTGCATTCACAGGAGTCAGTGAAGCAAGATCGCATTAATGAAACTCTCTTCAACCTCCAGAAGATAAACTCCCGTAAAGTTAACCAAGAACATGAAGAGGAACAACTCAAGCAAGCTGCTCTTGGTGTGGCAAGACATGGTGGAACTAGGAAGAACAAGGTTGACAATAAGTCCAAGGTTAAGCCTCATCAACAGTTTCCCTTTAGGATTCAAAAACCTGATATGACGATACCTATTACTGACATGGAAATTGGCCGTGATATGACCACGGAGGCACCTCGAAAGAGCAATTATTGTGAGCCAGAAAATGATATAAGCCTAATGGAGTCTGCAGTTCACGGTGTTAATCTTAAGAAGATAAATCACAACATCTCTAGGAATTTTCAGAACATTGGATCAAG AGGAGGCCAAGCAGCTGAACCATTATTGTCCAGcaaagttgaaaataaaatatttcaacatgGTTCAGGACGCAATCTTAAGGAAGGCACCAACACTACATTGCCTGAATTTAGAAGGAGCCGATCTACGCCACGTGgaaagttttttgttttatcttga